Proteins from a genomic interval of Paenibacillus sp. RC334:
- a CDS encoding DHA2 family efflux MFS transporter permease subunit: MSQTSPPSDPKTFKVLPIMIALLLSGFIGMFSETALNIALNDLMQILHITTATAQWLTTAFLLTLGILVPVSGLLLQTFTTRQLFVTSLLFSIAGCLVAALAPTFSMLLIARILQAVGTALLLPLMFNTILIIFPAEKRGAAMGIIGLVIMFAPAVGPTIAGLVLQNLSWHWIFWISLPFLILSLICGILFMQNVSEITKPKIDIPSILLSSIGFGGVVFGFSKSGEGGEGWASPVVLLPLIIGLVSLILFSVRQLKMKQPMLNLRVFKYPMFVIGVVMVFLCMMTILSTMLILPLFLQKGLALSALSAGLVLLPGGIINGLLSPIMGSLFDKFGPKWLVIPGLVIVAAVLFFLSGITTTSAIVLIIVLHSCLMIGISMIMMPAQTNGLNQLPMDLYPDGTAIMSTLQQVAGAIGTAVAVSILSKGMESYLSQSSMPKSVEELANAMAFGSQNSFFFAMIVSVIGLILAFFIRRVHVEKGAAQAPMH, translated from the coding sequence ATGAGTCAAACAAGCCCTCCGTCTGATCCCAAGACGTTCAAGGTGCTGCCTATTATGATTGCCCTGCTGCTTAGCGGCTTTATCGGAATGTTCAGTGAAACGGCGTTGAACATTGCGCTGAATGATTTGATGCAGATTTTGCACATTACAACAGCAACAGCCCAATGGCTGACCACGGCCTTTCTGCTGACACTCGGTATTTTGGTACCTGTATCGGGTTTGCTGCTTCAAACCTTTACGACAAGACAGCTTTTCGTCACATCACTGCTGTTCTCTATTGCAGGCTGTCTCGTTGCTGCGTTAGCACCAACCTTTTCAATGCTATTGATCGCACGCATTCTTCAAGCCGTCGGTACGGCGCTGTTATTACCGTTGATGTTTAACACCATCTTGATCATCTTCCCGGCTGAAAAGAGAGGCGCAGCTATGGGGATCATCGGATTGGTTATTATGTTTGCTCCTGCGGTGGGACCTACGATTGCGGGTCTGGTGCTGCAAAATCTGTCCTGGCACTGGATTTTCTGGATTTCCCTTCCGTTTCTGATTCTTTCGCTGATTTGCGGTATCCTGTTTATGCAAAATGTTTCGGAGATTACAAAGCCGAAAATTGACATTCCATCTATCCTGTTATCTTCCATTGGCTTCGGTGGTGTTGTGTTCGGTTTCAGTAAATCCGGAGAAGGCGGCGAAGGCTGGGCTAGCCCGGTTGTTTTGCTCCCTCTGATCATCGGATTGGTATCTTTGATTCTGTTCTCTGTACGCCAGTTAAAAATGAAGCAGCCTATGTTGAATTTGCGCGTCTTTAAATATCCGATGTTTGTTATCGGAGTTGTGATGGTCTTCCTGTGTATGATGACGATCCTTTCTACAATGCTGATTCTCCCACTCTTTTTGCAAAAAGGGCTGGCCCTGTCCGCGCTGTCCGCAGGATTGGTGCTTCTGCCCGGCGGAATTATCAATGGTCTGTTGTCACCCATCATGGGTTCCCTGTTCGATAAATTCGGTCCAAAATGGCTCGTTATTCCGGGACTTGTGATCGTTGCCGCTGTCTTGTTTTTCCTATCCGGCATTACGACGACATCAGCTATCGTACTCATTATTGTGCTGCATAGCTGCCTGATGATCGGCATTTCCATGATCATGATGCCTGCTCAGACGAACGGTCTGAATCAGTTGCCGATGGATCTGTACCCGGATGGTACAGCCATTATGAGTACGCTCCAGCAAGTTGCCGGTGCAATCGGTACAGCCGTGGCGGTCAGCATTCTCTCCAAGGGCATGGAAAGCTATTTGAGTCAATCCAGCATGCCGAAATCTGTAGAAGAATTGGCGAATGCTATGGCGTTTGGATCACAGAATTCTTTCTTCTTTGCCATGATCGTCAGTGTAATTGGATTAATTCTTGCGTTCTTCATTCGCAGAGTTCATGTAGAAAAAGGGGCTGCTCAAGCTCCCATGCATTAA
- the nikA gene encoding nickel ABC transporter substrate-binding protein, whose product MFKNQYFKLFILSVLAGMMAACSSAPSASLSSSVANAPVDKSVTLLFNVQSPSVDPHTDVNYTAVRAGVSETLVKVSKDLKLEAWLAEKWDSKDGQHWTFNIRSGVTFHSGKAVDAAAVKDSLERAQKLNPSVKNALHIRDIQADGQILNITTNKPFPEFVSELVHPNTAVIDTTSTGDLPSGTGPFKAASFRAGSELNLDRNEQYWNGEVKLKHAKFMFNEDANARQLAFQAKDADIVYRPPIESLDLLKADPTVKVDSLPSLRTHQLIYNMNNNDLKKTAVRKAFDSLINRDEIASGIMSSQGTPAQGPFLSDFPFSPKYTKKKFDLTAAREGFKQAGYKVQDGKVTTPEGKSLHLTLLTYQSRAELPLISQLIQANAKELGITIDIRQVDNIDEYLAANQDWDLATYSSITAPRGDASYFLNATYMPEGALNYGRVHLPEMEALITKLNMTVNEEQRNKLALEAVVLIDQENLQSFLVHPNNVVAYRNYVHNWVTSQSEYYLLTQDLDVN is encoded by the coding sequence TTGTTTAAGAATCAGTATTTTAAACTCTTCATACTGTCAGTACTGGCAGGGATGATGGCAGCGTGCTCTTCAGCACCATCAGCTTCACTCTCTTCATCTGTTGCAAATGCACCAGTAGATAAAAGTGTTACCCTATTGTTCAATGTGCAAAGCCCTTCTGTAGATCCTCATACGGATGTGAATTACACAGCCGTTCGTGCGGGAGTGAGTGAAACGCTTGTCAAGGTGAGCAAGGATCTCAAGCTGGAGGCTTGGCTTGCAGAGAAATGGGACAGTAAGGACGGACAACACTGGACCTTCAACATCCGTTCAGGCGTGACCTTCCATAGCGGTAAAGCTGTCGATGCCGCTGCTGTCAAAGACTCTCTGGAAAGAGCACAAAAACTCAATCCATCGGTTAAAAATGCGCTGCATATCCGTGATATTCAAGCAGATGGTCAGATTTTAAACATCACGACAAACAAGCCTTTTCCGGAATTTGTATCTGAGCTGGTTCATCCGAATACGGCGGTGATAGATACCACTTCTACAGGTGATCTTCCATCAGGGACAGGCCCGTTCAAGGCCGCCAGCTTCCGCGCCGGAAGTGAACTGAATCTGGATCGTAATGAGCAATACTGGAATGGCGAAGTGAAGCTGAAGCATGCCAAATTCATGTTTAACGAAGACGCCAATGCACGTCAGCTTGCCTTTCAAGCCAAGGATGCCGATATTGTGTACCGCCCGCCGATTGAAAGTCTTGATTTGCTGAAAGCCGATCCCACCGTTAAGGTTGACTCTCTTCCCAGCCTGCGGACGCATCAGCTCATTTACAATATGAATAACAACGATCTGAAAAAAACGGCGGTGCGTAAAGCATTCGATAGCCTGATTAATCGGGATGAGATTGCCAGCGGTATTATGTCCAGTCAAGGAACCCCTGCTCAAGGTCCATTCTTGTCTGACTTTCCTTTTTCACCAAAGTATACTAAGAAAAAGTTTGATTTGACTGCTGCGCGAGAAGGCTTCAAGCAGGCTGGATACAAAGTGCAGGATGGTAAAGTTACAACGCCCGAGGGCAAGTCGCTTCATCTTACATTACTGACTTACCAGTCGAGAGCAGAACTCCCACTCATTTCACAGCTGATTCAGGCTAACGCCAAGGAGCTGGGCATAACGATTGATATCCGCCAGGTTGATAATATCGACGAATACCTTGCGGCTAATCAGGATTGGGATTTGGCGACTTATAGCAGTATTACAGCCCCGCGTGGCGATGCAAGTTACTTCCTGAATGCGACTTACATGCCTGAGGGCGCGTTGAATTATGGACGTGTGCATTTACCGGAAATGGAAGCTCTGATCACGAAGCTGAACATGACGGTGAACGAGGAACAACGTAACAAGCTAGCGCTGGAAGCCGTTGTACTAATTGATCAAGAAAACCTGCAATCCTTCCTTGTTCATCCGAATAACGTAGTGGCCTATCGAAATTACGTACATAACTGGGTGACAAGTCAAAGTGAATACTATCTGCTGACTCAGGATCTGGATGTGAACTAA
- the nikB gene encoding nickel ABC transporter permease: MLKSIGKKLFELVLFFLILSFVSFCLLKLVPGDPVRSILRVDDVAVSNQQIADMRSQLGLDQPLPVQYGKWLIQLLQFDFGQSYLTHRPVFTEFMEKLPYTLLLTGASLFIMLLIALPLGTLSALYRNRWFDSVSRVFALIGSSIPSFWMGLLFMEWFAVKLRILPSMGEGTVFHLVLPSLTLGLAMSAVYVRMIRASLIESSGQDFIKAAQARGIGPVRIFFRHMFRHSLVPLITVFSESIGSLMGGTVVIEVLFAYPGLGKWIVDAIAARDYPIIQGYTLFMAVFIVCINILVELSYRWVNPEIALKEKRLS; this comes from the coding sequence ATGCTCAAATCCATTGGCAAAAAGCTTTTCGAACTTGTATTGTTCTTTCTTATTCTCTCCTTTGTCAGCTTCTGTCTGCTCAAGCTTGTTCCGGGCGATCCCGTCCGGAGTATTCTCCGGGTAGATGATGTCGCGGTGTCCAATCAGCAAATTGCGGATATGCGCAGTCAACTGGGACTGGATCAACCGTTACCTGTGCAATATGGCAAGTGGCTGATTCAATTACTTCAGTTTGATTTTGGACAGTCTTATTTAACCCATCGTCCGGTATTCACAGAGTTCATGGAAAAGCTGCCTTATACACTCCTCCTTACCGGAGCCTCCCTGTTCATCATGCTGCTGATTGCTCTTCCATTGGGAACCCTGTCGGCGTTGTATCGAAATCGCTGGTTTGACAGCGTCAGTCGCGTATTTGCCTTAATCGGCTCCTCGATCCCCAGCTTCTGGATGGGTCTCTTGTTTATGGAGTGGTTTGCGGTTAAACTGCGAATTTTACCGTCCATGGGAGAGGGAACCGTTTTTCATCTGGTGCTCCCTTCCCTTACCTTGGGGTTGGCAATGTCTGCTGTCTATGTACGGATGATTCGTGCTAGTCTGATCGAAAGCTCGGGACAGGACTTTATTAAGGCGGCACAAGCACGTGGAATCGGTCCGGTGCGCATCTTTTTCAGGCATATGTTCCGTCACAGTCTTGTGCCACTCATTACGGTGTTCAGTGAGAGCATAGGCAGCCTAATGGGAGGTACTGTGGTGATTGAGGTGCTGTTTGCCTATCCGGGGCTGGGCAAATGGATTGTCGATGCCATTGCTGCGAGGGATTACCCGATTATTCAGGGCTATACGCTATTTATGGCTGTGTTTATCGTATGCATCAATATTTTGGTAGAACTGTCCTACCGTTGGGTTAATCCTGAAATTGCTTTGAAGGAGAAACGATTATCATGA
- the nikC gene encoding nickel transporter permease, whose translation MIKSIHAENRQLIKMRLSKPWSVTLSILFILAAIVVLPLLAPQDPYRVQMGNRLQPISAMHWLGTDHLGRDMLSRVMSGLRTTVGTSLLILTVSLVVGVPLGLLSGFVGGWIDRVFKRVVDAFMTLPDYIFAIVLSGLLGPGLMNLIFAVTAVKWVSYARLVRSIVLAEKQKDYISLSILAGTSSLRIVMRHILPHTIGNVLVLATLDIGKIILMIASLSFLGLGPQPPIPEWGAMLNEGRAYFQIAPHLMLVPGVAVSLTVLLANVLGDKLRDQYDVKTRTEV comes from the coding sequence ATGATAAAATCCATACATGCCGAAAACAGGCAGCTCATCAAGATGCGACTGTCCAAACCGTGGAGCGTAACGCTCTCCATCCTGTTCATTCTTGCAGCAATTGTAGTGCTTCCCCTTCTTGCCCCGCAAGATCCGTACCGTGTCCAGATGGGGAATCGACTCCAACCGATCAGTGCTATGCATTGGCTGGGAACTGACCATTTAGGCAGAGATATGCTGTCAAGGGTGATGTCAGGACTTCGGACGACTGTCGGAACCAGTTTATTAATATTGACCGTTTCACTGGTTGTTGGGGTTCCACTCGGACTACTGTCCGGGTTTGTTGGAGGCTGGATTGATCGCGTGTTCAAGCGGGTGGTTGATGCTTTTATGACATTACCTGATTATATCTTTGCCATTGTACTGAGTGGCCTGCTCGGGCCGGGCTTAATGAATCTTATTTTCGCTGTGACCGCAGTAAAATGGGTTAGTTATGCACGGCTCGTTCGCAGTATCGTTCTGGCTGAGAAGCAAAAGGATTACATTTCATTATCTATACTGGCGGGTACATCCTCCCTGCGAATTGTCATGCGACATATTCTGCCCCACACGATCGGGAATGTACTGGTACTGGCTACGCTGGATATTGGCAAAATCATTTTGATGATTGCCTCTCTGTCCTTTTTGGGCTTGGGTCCACAGCCACCGATTCCCGAATGGGGCGCAATGCTGAATGAAGGGCGAGCATATTTTCAAATAGCTCCCCACCTGATGCTAGTTCCCGGGGTTGCTGTCTCACTTACGGTACTCCTGGCGAATGTCCTGGGAGACAAGCTTCGTGACCAATATGATGTCAAAACCCGGACGGAGGTGTGA
- a CDS encoding ABC transporter ATP-binding protein: protein MLSIKDLTIQTKAKTIVNRLELAVRPGEWFALAGESGSGKSMTASAIGGLLPSSVTAKGIIAWKENNLLALSAKQMRSLLGNEISYIFQDYHGAFTPFLRIGSQLDELIRAHGRQDRKARKQRCMEVLERVQLPAERVYRSYPFQLSGGQLQRAAIAAALLLEPKLLIADEPTTALDTLTAHRVLQLINRIRMETGISVLWITHDLRHVRKYADRIAVMRTGSLVETGETQAVLDHPSHPYTRRLLAAIPPLSPGAPARLPYSTEEQTTPDRSGSLG, encoded by the coding sequence ATGCTGTCTATTAAAGACCTAACGATTCAGACCAAAGCAAAAACGATCGTAAACCGGCTTGAGCTTGCCGTTCGTCCGGGGGAATGGTTTGCTCTCGCCGGAGAAAGTGGTAGCGGAAAAAGCATGACCGCGTCTGCCATCGGCGGTCTTCTTCCCTCTTCCGTTACAGCCAAAGGGATCATTGCGTGGAAGGAGAATAATTTACTTGCCCTATCAGCCAAACAAATGCGTTCCTTGCTAGGCAATGAAATCTCTTATATTTTTCAAGACTATCACGGGGCATTCACCCCCTTCCTTCGTATTGGAAGCCAGTTGGACGAGCTGATACGTGCCCATGGCAGACAGGATCGTAAAGCGCGCAAACAACGCTGTATGGAGGTGCTGGAGCGGGTACAGCTTCCTGCGGAGCGTGTGTATCGCAGTTATCCGTTCCAGCTCAGCGGCGGACAGTTGCAACGAGCCGCTATTGCTGCTGCACTGCTGCTGGAACCAAAGCTGCTTATTGCCGACGAGCCAACAACCGCGCTCGATACACTGACAGCCCACCGGGTTCTCCAACTCATCAACCGGATACGGATGGAAACAGGGATTTCCGTATTGTGGATCACTCACGACCTACGGCATGTCCGCAAGTATGCGGACCGAATCGCGGTGATGCGTACAGGTTCACTTGTGGAGACTGGAGAGACGCAAGCCGTGCTGGATCATCCTTCGCATCCGTATACACGTCGGTTGCTGGCGGCCATTCCGCCATTGTCTCCAGGCGCTCCCGCACGTTTGCCCTACAGCACCGAAGAACAGACCACACCAGATAGGAGCGGATCACTTGGATAA
- a CDS encoding MATE family efflux transporter: MLPSHRAYLALAIPLIISTITTPLLGAVDTAVIGHLSHSAYLGGVAVGTLIFNTLYWLFGFLRVSTSAFTAQAAGAKNNDQGIAALMRPMGIALVIGALFILLQKPILLASLQLIHPAEDVAAQASIYFNIRIWGAPLTLVNYVLLGWLMGLSRVKATLFLQISMNVINMVLAIVFTQIMQWDVAGVAGATLIAEVLACVLGFVLVLRSSVWREWKRSGPRDWRGWFGAAELKSVMATNLDLMIRTACLLTMFNLFTSNSASFGTDQLAANAILLQIHYLMAYFFDGFANASSIMTGQARGARDPKMLQRVIHLSWFWTIVTSVLTGGLYFALKEPLIRLFTDNATVISLTDPYNAWLVAFPLAAGLGLVFYGVFTGMTVTYPIRNSMLISLVFFLIALFWCVPHYRNHGLWLSFIVFALGRSLFLVIYLPRLQKI; the protein is encoded by the coding sequence ATGTTGCCTTCCCACCGAGCCTATCTTGCTTTAGCCATTCCTTTAATTATCTCGACGATTACAACCCCGCTACTCGGTGCGGTGGATACAGCGGTAATCGGTCATTTGAGCCACTCTGCCTATTTGGGCGGTGTGGCAGTAGGCACTCTTATTTTTAATACTTTATATTGGCTGTTCGGCTTTCTGCGAGTCAGCACATCGGCTTTTACGGCACAGGCGGCCGGGGCTAAAAATAACGACCAGGGTATAGCCGCCCTCATGCGTCCGATGGGGATTGCTTTGGTGATCGGTGCGTTGTTCATTCTGCTGCAAAAGCCGATCCTGCTAGCCTCCCTCCAGCTTATCCATCCTGCTGAGGATGTGGCGGCGCAGGCATCGATTTATTTTAACATTCGTATTTGGGGAGCTCCCCTCACGCTGGTGAACTATGTACTGCTCGGCTGGCTAATGGGATTGTCTCGCGTAAAGGCTACATTGTTTTTGCAAATTTCCATGAATGTTATCAATATGGTGCTGGCTATTGTATTCACACAAATCATGCAATGGGATGTAGCTGGTGTGGCTGGCGCTACTCTGATTGCTGAGGTCCTCGCATGTGTGCTTGGTTTTGTGCTAGTGCTTCGTTCGTCGGTCTGGAGGGAATGGAAGCGCAGTGGACCGAGGGATTGGCGGGGATGGTTTGGAGCTGCGGAGCTGAAAAGCGTCATGGCAACGAACCTTGACCTTATGATTCGGACAGCCTGTCTGCTGACGATGTTTAATCTGTTTACATCGAACAGCGCGAGTTTTGGAACCGATCAACTGGCAGCAAACGCTATTTTGCTGCAAATCCACTACCTTATGGCTTACTTTTTTGACGGTTTTGCCAACGCCAGCAGTATCATGACGGGTCAAGCCCGAGGTGCAAGGGATCCAAAAATGCTGCAAAGAGTTATTCATTTATCCTGGTTCTGGACGATTGTAACCAGCGTGCTGACGGGTGGGCTGTATTTTGCACTGAAGGAGCCGCTTATCCGTCTGTTTACCGATAACGCTACCGTGATCAGCCTTACGGATCCATATAACGCTTGGCTAGTCGCCTTTCCACTGGCCGCTGGACTGGGTCTGGTCTTCTACGGTGTATTTACAGGCATGACGGTGACGTACCCAATCCGTAATTCAATGCTCATTTCACTGGTCTTCTTTTTGATTGCGCTGTTCTGGTGCGTTCCCCACTATAGGAATCATGGGCTTTGGCTCTCGTTCATCGTATTTGCTTTAGGGCGGTCGCTGTTTCTTGTGATCTATTTGCCTCGGTTGCAGAAGATATAG
- the katA gene encoding catalase KatA, whose amino-acid sequence MNKQPTNLTTSWGAPVGDNQNSITAGSRGPILIQDVHLLEKLAHFNRERVPERVVHAKGAGAHGYFEVTKDLSAYTKASFLSEVGKRTPMFIRFSTVAGEQGSSDTVRDPRGFAVKFYTEEGNYDLVGNNTPVFFIRDAIKFPDFIHTQKRHPQTHLKNPNAVWDFWSLSPESLHQVSILMSDRGIPATLRHMHGFGSHTFKWVNAEGQAVWVKYHFKTEQGVQNLDVELAAKIAGEHPDYHTEDLFNAIDKGDFPAWRLHVQIMPVEDADTYRFDPFDVTKVWSQKDYPLIELGRMVLNRNPENYFAEVEQATFSPGSFVPGIEASPDKMLQGRLFAYGDAHRYRVGANHNSLPINRPHAEVHNYQRDGALRSDDNGGGSVYYEPNSLGGPKESPAHNIAPFEVSGEAQSVGYDHHDHYTQPGDLYRLLSEEERARLVQNIVGAMKPVESDEIKLRQIGHFYKADPEYGRRVAEGLGLTVPQGE is encoded by the coding sequence ATGAATAAACAACCAACCAACCTGACTACCAGCTGGGGCGCTCCTGTCGGTGATAATCAAAATTCTATAACGGCTGGATCACGCGGACCTATATTGATTCAGGATGTGCATCTACTGGAAAAGCTTGCGCATTTTAACCGGGAACGTGTGCCAGAGCGTGTGGTTCATGCCAAGGGCGCAGGAGCGCACGGCTATTTTGAAGTCACTAAGGATTTATCTGCCTATACAAAAGCAAGCTTTTTATCTGAGGTAGGCAAGCGCACACCGATGTTTATCCGTTTTTCTACGGTTGCCGGTGAGCAAGGCTCGTCTGATACGGTACGCGACCCGCGTGGTTTTGCGGTGAAGTTTTATACCGAGGAAGGCAACTACGATCTCGTAGGTAACAACACACCCGTATTTTTCATCCGGGATGCTATCAAATTTCCGGACTTTATTCATACGCAAAAACGTCACCCGCAAACGCATCTGAAAAACCCTAATGCTGTTTGGGATTTCTGGTCCTTATCTCCTGAATCGCTGCATCAAGTAAGTATTCTGATGTCCGATCGCGGCATTCCCGCTACACTCAGACATATGCATGGATTCGGTAGCCACACGTTCAAGTGGGTCAATGCCGAAGGGCAGGCGGTATGGGTGAAATATCATTTTAAAACAGAGCAAGGCGTTCAAAATCTCGATGTAGAACTGGCTGCCAAAATTGCCGGTGAACACCCGGATTATCATACCGAAGATCTGTTTAATGCCATTGACAAGGGTGATTTCCCTGCATGGAGGCTTCATGTGCAAATTATGCCTGTGGAGGATGCGGACACATACCGCTTTGATCCATTTGATGTGACGAAAGTATGGTCGCAAAAGGATTACCCGCTGATCGAGCTGGGACGCATGGTATTAAATCGCAATCCTGAGAACTATTTTGCAGAAGTAGAGCAAGCAACGTTCTCTCCGGGTTCGTTCGTTCCAGGTATTGAAGCATCTCCGGATAAAATGCTGCAAGGACGCCTGTTTGCCTACGGAGACGCACATCGCTACCGCGTAGGTGCAAATCACAATTCATTACCGATCAATCGACCACATGCGGAAGTACACAACTATCAACGTGATGGTGCATTGCGTAGTGACGACAATGGTGGTGGATCGGTCTATTATGAGCCCAATAGCCTTGGTGGACCCAAAGAGTCACCAGCGCACAATATCGCTCCTTTTGAAGTGAGTGGAGAAGCACAAAGTGTGGGTTATGATCATCATGATCACTATACTCAACCGGGCGATCTGTACCGCTTACTCAGCGAAGAAGAACGGGCGCGTCTGGTACAAAACATCGTGGGTGCGATGAAGCCGGTGGAAAGTGATGAAATCAAGCTGCGTCAGATTGGACATTTCTACAAGGCTGATCCTGAGTACGGACGCCGTGTAGCCGAAGGTTTGGGCTTGACCGTTCCTCAAGGCGAGTAG
- the cysC gene encoding adenylyl-sulfate kinase: protein MNPNENVTWHASDVDKQARQLLNGHKSPVLWFTGLSGSGKSTVSSTLEKALFARGIHTFILDGDNVRHGLNRNLGFLPADRKENIRRIAEVAKLMSHAGVLTICATISPYREDREMVKDILQQEGCYEIYIQCSLEECERRDPKGMYKKARAGEIRHFTGIDAPYEAPLEPELIVSTEGREIGQSVQDILDFLDRESLLL, encoded by the coding sequence ATGAATCCAAATGAGAACGTCACCTGGCATGCGTCAGACGTTGACAAGCAAGCGCGCCAGCTTCTGAATGGGCATAAAAGCCCGGTACTTTGGTTTACGGGGCTGTCTGGCTCGGGAAAATCAACGGTATCCTCCACACTGGAAAAAGCACTATTTGCACGAGGCATACACACGTTTATTTTGGATGGGGATAATGTTCGGCATGGTCTAAATCGCAATCTGGGTTTCCTGCCCGCTGACCGCAAAGAAAACATTCGTCGTATTGCTGAAGTAGCGAAGCTGATGTCACATGCGGGAGTGCTGACGATTTGTGCTACGATCTCTCCTTATCGTGAGGATCGTGAAATGGTAAAGGATATCTTGCAGCAGGAAGGCTGTTATGAAATCTATATCCAGTGCAGTTTGGAGGAATGCGAGCGACGTGATCCCAAAGGCATGTACAAGAAGGCAAGAGCCGGAGAAATACGCCATTTTACTGGTATTGATGCGCCTTACGAGGCACCTTTGGAGCCTGAGCTCATCGTATCCACTGAAGGCCGGGAGATTGGCCAGTCGGTTCAGGATATACTGGATTTTCTCGATAGGGAATCATTGTTGCTCTAA
- a CDS encoding TIGR02452 family protein, whose protein sequence is MKHTMNPRSNRDIRSHMAQETLSILENGYYTNTKQAQVNIAQEVSNAITGSKLYAPSQLVAVKQEAEEKIFLLKGALESSRLTQQTIHEKMEVTGESTLEAAYRLQVSEKLEHVACLNFASAKNPGGGFLGGSQEQEESLARSSALYPCILQMEEMYQHNRKLRSCFYSDYMIYSPDVPVFRDDQGMQLEKPYLVAFLTAPAVNAGVVREREPEQVNRIGEVMLERIRYILSLAAQNGVEHLVLGAYGCGVFRNKPEEVAVWFKQVLVDEGYGLLFDRIVFAVLDHTAGQRTLNAFKYGLS, encoded by the coding sequence ATGAAACATACCATGAACCCCCGGAGCAACCGGGATATTCGATCACATATGGCGCAGGAAACGTTATCTATTTTGGAGAATGGATATTATACGAATACCAAACAGGCACAAGTGAATATTGCACAAGAGGTAAGCAACGCCATCACAGGTTCGAAGCTATATGCACCGTCCCAGCTTGTGGCTGTAAAACAGGAGGCGGAGGAAAAGATTTTTCTATTAAAAGGCGCATTAGAGTCTTCTCGGCTGACGCAACAGACGATTCATGAGAAGATGGAAGTTACGGGAGAAAGCACATTGGAGGCGGCGTATAGGCTCCAGGTTTCGGAGAAGCTGGAGCACGTGGCGTGTCTGAATTTTGCATCAGCCAAAAATCCGGGTGGCGGATTTCTCGGAGGCAGTCAGGAACAAGAGGAAAGCCTGGCTCGATCGTCAGCATTGTATCCTTGTATTTTACAAATGGAAGAAATGTACCAGCACAATCGGAAGCTGCGAAGCTGTTTTTATTCGGATTATATGATTTATTCGCCTGATGTGCCGGTATTTCGGGATGATCAGGGAATGCAGCTGGAGAAGCCGTACCTAGTCGCTTTTCTGACCGCACCTGCTGTTAATGCTGGAGTCGTGCGAGAACGGGAGCCAGAGCAGGTAAATCGGATTGGCGAAGTGATGCTGGAGCGAATTCGTTACATACTCAGTTTGGCTGCGCAAAACGGGGTAGAGCATCTTGTACTGGGAGCCTATGGCTGTGGGGTATTCCGCAATAAGCCAGAAGAGGTTGCCGTCTGGTTCAAGCAAGTGCTTGTAGATGAAGGATATGGATTGTTGTTTGACCGGATTGTTTTTGCGGTGCTGGATCATACAGCAGGACAGCGTACCTTGAACGCCTTTAAATACGGCCTTTCCTAA
- a CDS encoding NADAR family protein encodes MEKFTFFYRSQSPFSQWYPSVFIVDGLEFNCAEQYMMFKKAELFGDEEAGSKIMQAPTPREQKARGRSVRGFDQSLWEANCRQFVYDGNYAKFTQNPNLLKHLLKTKGTTLVEASPTDTIWGVGLAENDARIRNRKSWRGTNWLGEILTKLREDVLQKEE; translated from the coding sequence GTGGAAAAGTTTACATTTTTTTATCGCAGTCAGTCGCCATTTTCACAATGGTACCCCTCTGTGTTTATCGTGGATGGATTGGAATTCAACTGTGCGGAGCAATATATGATGTTTAAAAAAGCTGAGCTTTTTGGAGATGAAGAGGCGGGCAGTAAAATTATGCAAGCCCCTACCCCTCGGGAGCAAAAAGCACGTGGCCGTAGTGTGCGCGGATTTGATCAATCCTTGTGGGAGGCGAATTGCCGACAATTTGTGTATGACGGTAACTACGCCAAATTTACACAAAATCCGAATTTACTTAAGCATCTGCTCAAAACGAAAGGAACTACACTGGTCGAGGCCAGCCCGACGGACACGATTTGGGGTGTAGGATTGGCTGAAAATGATGCCCGCATACGGAACCGCAAATCATGGCGAGGCACCAATTGGCTTGGAGAAATATTGACGAAACTACGTGAGGATGTACTGCAAAAGGAGGAATAG